From one Nonomuraea polychroma genomic stretch:
- a CDS encoding cytochrome P450 codes for MSVLDFDLSDRDFWARPMEQRGEAFDRLRSRATPAFFEEMDIGFAPKGPGYYALVKHADILEASRNPEIFCSGDGGATGIPDMPAEFAEYFGSMINMDDPRHARLRRIVSRAFTPKMIKQFESDVEAAAVGIVDDLLAKGPGCDFVTEVAARLPLKIICDMMGIPERDYKFVFDRSNTILGGFDAEYGGADVSEIATRLLNAGMELQQLVQDLAAHRADHPTDDLTSSLVNANIDGERLSMQELGSFFILLVVAGNETTRNAISYGLRLLTKNPDQRALWLRDLDGHAPGAVEEIVRLASPVNFMRRKVTRDFEMNGNLYRKGEKAVLFYWAANRDESVFDNPYRFDITRTPNPHVGFGGPGPHFCLGSHLARREITMMFRELLRRIPHIEAGKPDRLHSMFINGIKHMECTF; via the coding sequence ATGAGCGTCCTCGACTTCGACCTGTCGGACCGTGACTTCTGGGCCAGGCCCATGGAGCAGCGCGGGGAGGCCTTCGACCGACTGCGATCCCGCGCGACCCCCGCGTTCTTCGAGGAGATGGACATCGGCTTCGCCCCCAAGGGGCCGGGTTACTACGCGCTGGTCAAGCACGCCGACATCCTGGAGGCCAGCCGCAATCCGGAGATCTTCTGCTCGGGCGACGGCGGCGCCACGGGCATCCCGGACATGCCGGCGGAGTTCGCCGAGTACTTCGGCTCGATGATCAACATGGACGACCCGCGGCACGCCAGGCTCCGCAGGATCGTCTCCCGCGCGTTCACCCCCAAGATGATCAAGCAGTTCGAGTCGGACGTCGAGGCGGCGGCCGTCGGCATCGTGGACGACCTCCTCGCCAAGGGGCCCGGTTGCGACTTCGTGACGGAGGTGGCCGCCCGCCTGCCCCTGAAGATCATCTGCGACATGATGGGCATCCCGGAGCGCGACTACAAGTTCGTCTTCGACCGCTCGAACACGATCCTCGGCGGCTTCGACGCCGAATACGGCGGCGCCGACGTCAGCGAGATCGCCACCCGCCTGCTCAACGCCGGCATGGAGCTGCAGCAGCTGGTGCAGGACCTGGCCGCGCACCGTGCCGACCACCCCACCGACGACCTGACGTCGTCCCTGGTCAACGCCAACATCGACGGCGAGCGGCTGTCGATGCAGGAGCTCGGGTCGTTCTTCATCCTGCTGGTCGTGGCCGGCAACGAGACCACGAGGAACGCCATCTCGTACGGCCTGCGCCTGCTCACCAAGAACCCCGACCAGCGCGCGCTCTGGCTGCGGGACCTCGACGGGCATGCCCCCGGGGCCGTGGAGGAGATTGTCCGCCTCGCGTCCCCGGTGAACTTCATGCGCCGCAAGGTCACCAGGGACTTCGAGATGAACGGCAACCTCTACCGCAAGGGCGAGAAGGCGGTGCTGTTCTACTGGGCCGCGAACCGGGACGAGTCCGTGTTCGACAACCCGTACCGCTTCGACATCACCCGCACCCCCAACCCGCACGTCGGGTTCGGCGGACCGGGCCCGCACTTCTGCCTCGGCTCGCACCTGGCCCGGCGAGAGATCACGATGATGTTCCGCGAGCTGCTGCGCCGGATCCCGCACATCGAGGCGGGCAAGCCGGACCGGCTGCACTCCATGTTCATCAACGGCATCAAGCACATGGAGTGCACGTTCTAG
- a CDS encoding TRM11 family SAM-dependent methyltransferase has protein sequence MHTFAVARAVHGIEPLVATEIRRSRLGVVRGVRHREVWFEATDEAGLLGLRTASMGLRTADDVLLAGAVVDGIGPRRSALARLAEAARGVDAVRLARLGGGRPGAGGGGLEVSASFVGRRNYTRFEIEDAVGGELARSLRVRYHSRAAGGRPPSDAMSWRVTIEGEQAVIALRPAHRPLHRRPYKTASIRGTLHPPVAAAMAELARLEGAGTVLDPCCGAGTTLIEAHALAPQVRLLGFDHDPAALAAAAANARAALDASDPSARDGRRAASASPSQGDGAAFGWVLADGGRIPAPDGSADRVLVNPPWGRQVPPRGLLARDLGLLWREVRRVLAADGLAVALVHDGIPHGFAVEEAIRVSLSGRHPVIAVLRKGRG, from the coding sequence GTGCATACTTTTGCCGTGGCCAGGGCGGTGCACGGCATCGAGCCCCTGGTGGCCACGGAGATTCGGCGTTCCCGGCTGGGCGTGGTGCGCGGGGTGCGGCATCGAGAGGTGTGGTTCGAGGCCACGGACGAAGCCGGGCTCCTGGGATTGCGTACGGCATCCATGGGACTGCGTACGGCGGACGATGTCCTGCTGGCCGGCGCGGTGGTGGACGGGATCGGCCCGCGCCGCTCGGCGCTCGCCCGGCTGGCGGAGGCGGCGCGGGGCGTGGACGCGGTCCGGCTGGCGCGTCTGGGCGGCGGGCGGCCGGGCGCGGGCGGTGGCGGGCTGGAGGTGTCGGCGTCGTTCGTCGGGCGGCGCAATTACACGAGGTTCGAGATCGAGGACGCGGTCGGGGGCGAGCTGGCGCGGTCGCTGCGGGTGCGGTACCACTCCAGGGCGGCGGGAGGGCGGCCGCCGTCGGACGCGATGTCGTGGCGGGTCACGATCGAGGGCGAGCAGGCGGTCATCGCGCTGCGGCCGGCCCACCGGCCGCTGCACCGCAGGCCGTACAAGACGGCGTCCATCCGGGGCACGCTCCATCCGCCGGTAGCGGCCGCCATGGCGGAGCTGGCGCGGCTGGAGGGCGCCGGCACGGTGCTCGACCCGTGCTGTGGCGCGGGCACCACGCTCATCGAGGCCCACGCTCTCGCGCCGCAGGTGCGGCTGCTGGGCTTCGATCACGACCCGGCCGCGCTCGCGGCCGCCGCCGCCAACGCACGCGCCGCCCTGGACGCCTCTGATCCTTCGGCCCGGGACGGGCGGCGTGCGGCGAGCGCGTCACCATCCCAGGGCGACGGGGCGGCGTTCGGGTGGGTCCTGGCGGATGGGGGGCGGATCCCGGCGCCCGACGGCAGCGCCGATCGGGTGCTGGTGAACCCGCCCTGGGGACGCCAGGTGCCGCCGAGGGGGCTGCTCGCCCGGGACCTCGGCCTGCTGTGGCGTGAGGTGCGGCGGGTCCTGGCCGCCGACGGGCTGGCCGTGGCGCTGGTCCACGACGGGATCCCGCACGGGTTCGCCGTGGAGGAGGCGATCCGGGTGAGCCTGTCGGGCCGGCACCCGGTGATCGCGGTCCTGCGCAAGGGCCGCGGATGA
- a CDS encoding alpha/beta fold hydrolase: protein MEIRTIHANGVEFAYLTVGEGPLALCLHGFPDTAHTWRHLMPALAERGYRAVAPFMRGYAPTEVPADGAYEDAALVADVRALHEELGGDADAVIIGHDWGAFPVYPLAGRFRRAVTLAVPPPGSLAGTFLDYEQLKRSFYIFLFQTALAETAAAGPGFLENLWRDWSPGYDASEDLEFVRRSIGAPANLSAALGYYRAMLGTTPRSGRYPAVEPGVTGPVLYLHGAKDGCLGADLVKDVLSHLPAGSRAELVGDVGHFLHLERPAEVNRLILDWLGPAS, encoded by the coding sequence ATGGAGATCAGGACTATCCACGCCAATGGGGTGGAGTTCGCGTATCTAACCGTCGGTGAAGGGCCGCTCGCGCTGTGCCTGCACGGCTTTCCCGACACCGCGCACACGTGGCGCCACCTGATGCCGGCGCTGGCCGAGCGCGGTTACCGCGCGGTCGCGCCGTTCATGCGCGGTTACGCGCCCACCGAGGTCCCGGCCGACGGCGCGTACGAGGACGCCGCGCTGGTCGCCGACGTCCGTGCCCTGCACGAGGAGCTCGGCGGTGACGCCGACGCGGTCATCATCGGGCACGACTGGGGCGCCTTCCCCGTCTACCCCCTGGCCGGCCGCTTCCGCCGCGCGGTCACGCTCGCGGTGCCGCCGCCCGGATCGCTGGCCGGCACGTTCCTCGACTACGAACAGCTCAAGCGCTCGTTCTACATCTTCCTCTTCCAGACCGCCCTGGCGGAGACGGCCGCCGCGGGCCCGGGCTTCCTCGAGAACCTGTGGCGCGACTGGTCCCCGGGATACGACGCGAGCGAGGACCTGGAGTTCGTACGGCGCAGCATCGGCGCGCCCGCCAACCTGAGCGCGGCCCTCGGCTACTACCGGGCCATGCTGGGCACCACGCCGCGGTCCGGCCGCTACCCCGCCGTCGAGCCCGGGGTGACGGGGCCCGTCCTCTACCTGCACGGCGCCAAGGACGGCTGCCTGGGCGCCGACCTGGTCAAGGACGTGCTCAGCCACCTTCCGGCAGGCTCGCGGGCCGAGCTGGTGGGGGACGTCGGTCACTTCCTCCACCTCGAACGGCCCGCCGAGGTCAACCGCCTGATCCTGGACTGGCTCGGCCCCGCCTCCTGA
- a CDS encoding cytochrome P450, whose product MTLSADLDLSQIPFWGLPQSERMEAFRRLRQMDRPVFMREQIVPFIGGGPGFYALVRHADVIEASRNAAVFSSEPCSNSIPDMPRWLSVYFGSMINMDDPRHARLRRIVSRAFTPRILAKMEEDLARAAAEIVDRAIEEGPRDFVAQVAAKLPVRVICDMMGIPAEAHDMVLQQTNVILGNSDPEYTGVAPDLTRRNVAKGLAKLLRAGYTLNRLAARLGDERRKRPTGDLVSLLVNGEERLTPQQLGSFFILLVVAGSETTRNAIAYGLKLFTDHPDQRAFLLGNFEGLIGTACDEVIRYATPVIQFRRTLTQDYEMNGTSYRKGDKVLLFYNSANRDEAVFSDPDTFDITRDPNPHVGFGGPGPHYCLGAHLARREMTVMFRELFTRLPRLRSIGEPDFLLSNFINGVKHLRYTF is encoded by the coding sequence ATGACGCTGTCCGCAGACCTGGACCTGTCGCAGATCCCGTTCTGGGGGTTGCCGCAGTCCGAGCGTATGGAGGCCTTCCGCAGGCTGAGGCAGATGGACCGCCCGGTCTTCATGCGGGAGCAGATCGTGCCGTTCATCGGCGGCGGGCCGGGTTTCTACGCCCTCGTCCGCCACGCCGACGTGATCGAGGCCAGCAGGAATGCGGCCGTGTTCAGCAGCGAGCCGTGCTCCAACAGCATCCCCGACATGCCACGCTGGCTGAGCGTGTACTTCGGCTCGATGATCAACATGGACGACCCGCGGCACGCTCGGTTACGTCGGATCGTGTCGAGGGCGTTCACGCCGCGCATCCTGGCGAAGATGGAGGAGGACCTCGCCCGGGCCGCCGCGGAGATCGTGGATCGGGCGATCGAGGAAGGGCCGCGCGACTTCGTCGCCCAAGTGGCCGCGAAGCTCCCCGTGCGGGTCATCTGCGACATGATGGGGATCCCGGCGGAAGCTCATGACATGGTGCTGCAGCAGACCAACGTCATCCTGGGCAACTCCGACCCCGAGTACACCGGCGTCGCCCCCGACCTCACCCGCCGCAACGTCGCCAAGGGCCTGGCCAAGCTGCTGCGCGCCGGATACACGCTCAACCGGCTGGCCGCCCGCCTGGGCGACGAGCGGCGCAAGCGGCCCACGGGCGACCTGGTCAGCCTGCTGGTCAACGGCGAGGAGAGGCTCACCCCGCAACAACTGGGGTCGTTCTTCATCCTCCTCGTGGTGGCGGGCAGCGAGACCACCCGCAACGCGATCGCGTACGGGCTCAAGCTCTTCACCGACCATCCCGACCAGCGCGCGTTCCTGCTCGGGAATTTCGAAGGGCTCATCGGCACCGCGTGCGACGAGGTCATCCGATATGCCACGCCGGTGATTCAGTTCCGCCGCACGCTGACGCAGGACTACGAGATGAACGGCACCTCGTACCGGAAGGGCGACAAGGTGCTGCTCTTCTACAACTCCGCCAACCGCGACGAGGCGGTCTTCTCGGACCCGGACACGTTCGACATCACCCGCGACCCCAACCCGCACGTCGGGTTCGGCGGGCCCGGGCCGCACTACTGCCTGGGCGCGCACCTGGCGCGCAGGGAGATGACCGTGATGTTCCGCGAGCTGTTCACTCGGTTGCCCCGCCTCAGGTCCATCGGCGAACCCGACTTCCTGCTGTCCAACTTCATCAACGGCGTCAAACACCTGCGTTACACCTTCTGA